A stretch of Aedes aegypti strain LVP_AGWG chromosome 2, AaegL5.0 Primary Assembly, whole genome shotgun sequence DNA encodes these proteins:
- the LOC110673986 gene encoding uncharacterized protein LOC110673986, which produces MFEIYCSTRNRVRATWSSLQVTWHEFWSDGGPGRDCFWWLDVMMLIGGIRSGVPRLKNEDYIRYFTNVLFFCEGIVFLLQLEHSLNTENNDLPVKMWEIVKFGTWCNTTVKLFLSLLLHERITVVRNFITSDRVNSGDHAFDDYEYQKFNRYVKIMIGLLSSLIVVDIILLTLPVSSIEEAFASPPQLQKTGKVISGIIHCITVRFVSLLVHPRCFSNLTSAATLLLGKRAKLRMLSHRFTKLITLSDLSLDIYFEHMSRELREALLQQTEYWRFLGVLKGLIAEIFVLVHYFAILTIGAFFYITTGTGISFMSFAITTAAIYLLLEYYFLCRLVDSLQDEAEAMAGVILELCTRMPYSREHHSKYIELRTSFMIILLNIRRGMLMNCFELFEISTLAFVELLNTAYSVLAFLISFG; this is translated from the exons atgtttgaaatttactgttcaacgaGGAATCGTGTTCGAGCCACGTGGTCGTCTCTACAAGTCACATGGCACGAGTTTTGGTCGGATGGTGGACCGGGAAGAGATTGCTTCTGGTGGTTGGATGTGATGATGTTAATTGGAG GTATCAGAAGTGGAGTACCAAGATTGAAAAACGAGGACTACATTCGCTACTTCACAAACGTCTTATTTTTCTGCGAAGGGATCGTATTCCTTCTGCAGCTAGAACATTCGCTCAACACTGAAAACAATGACCTGCCCGTGAAGATGTGGGAAATCGTAAAATTTGGAACTTGGTGCAATACTACTGTGAAACTGTTTCTGAGCTTATTACTCCACGAAAGGATCACAGTCGTACGGAATTTCATTACCAGTGATCGTGTCAACTCTGGTGACCATGCCTTCGATGACTATGAGTACCAAAAATTCAATCGATATGTTAAGATAATGATCGGACTGCTTTCAAGTCTCATAGTCGTCGACATCATATTACTAACATTGCCAGTTTCTTCTATAGAAGAGGCATTTGCATCTCCACCTCAATTGCAGAAAACTGGAAAAGTGATTTCAGGCATCATACACTGCATTACCGTTAGATTTGTATCGTTACTAGTTCATCCTAGATGTTTCTCTAACTTGACAAGTGCCGCTACTCTGCTTTTGGGAAAGCGTGCTAAGCTCAGGATGTTATCGCACCGTTTCACAAAACTGATAACATTGTCTGATTTGAGTTTGGACATTTATTTTGAACACATGTCTCGAGAGCTAAGGGAAGCCTTACTCCAACAAACGGAATATTGGAG GTTTTTGGGGGTACTGAAGGGTTTGATTGCAGAAATATTTGTTCTGGTTCATTATTTCGCTATTCTCACCATCGGAGCATTTTTCTACATTACCACTGGTACTGGGATTAGCTTCATGTCGTTTGCGATAACGACAGCTGCTATATATTTGTTACTGGAATACTATTTTCTGTGTCGCTTGGTTGATTCACTTCAGGACGAG GCTGAAGCAATGGCTGGTGTGATTCTCGAGTTATGCACTAGAATGCCGTATAGCCGAGAACATCATTCGAAATATATCGAATTAAGGACTTCATTTATGATAATATTGCTCAACATCCGGCGAGGAATGCTAATGAACTGTTTTGAGCTGTTTGAAATTTCAACATTGGCGTTCGTTGAATTGCTTAACACCGCATACTCAGTGTTAGCTTTTCTAATCAGTTTTGGTTGA
- the LOC110677197 gene encoding uncharacterized protein LOC110677197: MLLLGGLRSAIPRWKNQNYIRYFTNVLFVSQGIVFLLQLEHSLNTYRVDLPVKMWEIMKFATWFSAAMKMFLSALLHERITVVRQFIISDRVNSGDKVFDDYEYHKFNRYVRLMIALLSGFIVVDSVLLAVPNSSMQNAFLLPPQLKRTGKIISGIIHCFAVNFLSFGVHPRFFSNLTCAATLLLGVRAKLRMLTHRFTKLIALSDLSSDNYFDCMSRELREVLLQQTEYWRFLGILKRLIAEVFVLVHYFSILSIGAFFFITTDTGISFMSAAITSAAAYLLLEYYLLCRLVDSLQEEADAMVSVIFELCARMPYSSEHHSKYIEFRTSFMIIWINARRGMLMNCFGLFEISTLAFVGLLNTAYTVLAFLISVG; this comes from the exons ATGCTGTTACTTGGAG gtcTCAGAAGTGCAATACCAAGATGGAAGAACCAGAACTACATTCGCTACTTCACAAACGTTTTATTTGTTAGCCAAGGGATCGTGTTCCTTCTGCAATTGGAGCATTCGCTGAACACCTACAGAGTTGACCTGCCCGTGAAAATGTGGGAAATCATGAAATTCGCAACCTGGTTTAGCGCTGCAATGAAGATGTTTCTGAGCGCATTGCTCCATGAACGGATCACAGTTGTGCGGCAATTCATCATCAGTGATCGTGTCAACTCTGGTGACAAAGTCTTTGACGACTATGAGTATCATAAATTCAATCGATACGTTAGGTTAATGATTGCACTGCTTTCAGGTTTTATTGTCGTGGATAGCGTGTTACTTGCAGTGCCAAACTCATCTATgcaaaatgcatttttattgCCACCTCAATTGAAGAGAACAGGGAAAATAATATCAGGCATAATCCACTGCTTTGCCGTGAATTTTCTTTCATTTGGAGTTCATCCTAGATTTTTCTCTAACTTGACATGTGCCGCTACTTTGCTGTTAGGAGTGCGTGCTAAACTAAGAATGTTGACCCACCGTTTCACAAAACTGATAGCTTTGTCTGATTTGAGTTCGGACAATTATTTTGATTGCATGTCACGAGAGCTAAGGGAGGTCCTGCTCCAGCAAACGGAATATTGGAG atttttgggAATTCTAAAGAGATTGATTGCAGAAGTGTTTGTTCTGGTCCATTATTTCTCTATTCTCAGCATTGGAGCTTTCTTCTTCATCACCACTGATACAGGAATTAGCTTTATGTCAGCAGCGATAACATCGGCAGCTGCATATTTGTTACTGGAGTACTATTTGCTGTGTCGCTTGGTTGATTCACTTCAGGAAGAA GCCGACGCAATGGTCAGTGTCATTTTTGAGCTATGTGCTAGAATGCCATACAGCAGCGAACATCACTCAAAGTATATCGAATTTAGGACTTCATTTATGATtatatggatcaatgcacgacgAGGAATGCTGATGAACTGTTTTGGACTGTTTGAAATTTCAACTCTGGCGTTCGTTGGGCTGCTAAACACCGCATACACGGTGTTGGCTTTTCTAATCAGCGTTGGTTGA